A single window of Liolophura sinensis isolate JHLJ2023 chromosome 6, CUHK_Ljap_v2, whole genome shotgun sequence DNA harbors:
- the LOC135466578 gene encoding copper homeostasis protein cutC homolog produces MEVCVDSVASARNAEKGGAARLELCASLVEGGTTPSCGMLQVMKRSVALPVFVMIRPRGGDFLYSPDEFDVMKQDITSLKQAGADGMVFGILTPEGKVDITRCKELVELSRPLPITFHRAIDMTEDIAEALESIIATGCERILTSGGEGTSVDGTTVIKQLVSQAKGRILVVPGGGITPENLGRILDETGAGEFHGTARGKVESKMKFRKSGVTMGSAGDGTSEFAWKESSADIVRLMITVAKEHGICTGSKPR; encoded by the exons ATGGAGGTCTGTGTGGATTCAGTCGCTTCTGCAAGAAATGCCGAAAAAGGAG GTGCAGCTCGACTAGAACTCTGTGCCAGTTTAGTGGAAGGAGGAACAACACCATCATGTG GTATGCTTCAGGTAATGAAACGCTCGGTGGCCTTACCTGTGTTTGTGATGATCCGCCCGAGGGGTGGGGATTTCCTCTACAGCCCAGACGAGTTTGATGTAATGAAGCAAGATATTACTTCCCTCAAACAAGCGGGTGCGGATGGGATGGTTTTTGGGATTTTAACACC gGAGGGCAAAGTGGATATAACGAGGTGCAAGGAACTCGTAG AGCTTTCTCGTCCGTTGCCAATTACGTTTCACAGGG CAATTGACATGACCGAGGACATCGCCGAAGCTCTGGAGAGTATCATTGCCACGGGATGTGAGCGAATACTCACGAGTGGTGGAGAAGGCACATCTGTAGACGGTACCACGGTTATTAAACAACTCGTATCTCAG GCCAAAGGTAGGATTCTTGTAGTTCCTG GTGGCGGAATCACTCCTGAAAACTTAGGAAGAATTCTGGACGAAACTGGAGCTGGAGAGTTTCACGGTACTGCCAGAGGGAAGGTGgaatcaaaaatgaaatttcgtAAGAGTGGCGTTACCATGGGATCTGCTGGAGACGGGACGTCCGAGTTTGCCTGGAAAGAATCTTCGGCTGATATTGTAAGATTAATGATAACAGTGGCAAAGGAGCATGGGATATGCACTGGAAGTAAACCTAGATAA